The nucleotide sequence AAACCCACCGACGATTTGCTTTTCGGCTGACCCTCAGGATTGGCAAAGCGGTCCCGGGCCAAAACCCGGCGGGCGGCGAGCGGATTGGCTAGACTTGCACTTCTTCAAGTTTCCCTTCCCGCTCAGTTCATTACCCCCCGCCACGAGCATGAAACGTTTTCCGCTTGCAATTCTCGCCTTGTGTCTGATCGGCCTGTCGGTGATGTCCGGCCTAAAGGTCGGCGATCCGCCCGGCGTTCAAATGCATCAGCATGCCAAGGCGTTTCTGTCGACACTGGACAAGGACCAAGCCTCTCAAGCGGTCATTCCCTTCGACGATGAACGCCGCGTCCAATGGCACTTCATCCCGATGAAGACACGTAAGGGCTTGATGCTGGGGGACATGACCGAAGCCCAACGCACCGGTGCCCTGCGTCTGCTGCGTGCCGCACTTAGCGAAGTCGGCTATCGGAAAGCGGACCAGATCCGAAGCATGGAACAAGTGCTGAACGTCCTGGAAGGCGATGGTGGCAATTGGACACGCGACCCGATGAAGTATTACGTCACGGTATTCGGCGAACCCGATGACCAGAAACCGTGGGGGCTGAGCTTCGAAGGTCACCACCTCTCGCTGAACTTCGTGTGTCGTGGCGGCCGAATCGTCGATAGCACGCCACAATTCATGGCATCGAACCCTGCGACCTTGATGAACGAGGTGGAGGACCCGAGTGTCGCCCTGCACAAAGGGGCTCGGATTCTGCGTGACGAAGAACAGTTGGGTTTCGATCTGGTCAATTCGCTGACCGACACTCAAAAGTCTGACGCGATCATCGCTGAAAAAGCTCTCTCGGAGATTCGTTTCGCCGGTCAGGCGCAAGCGGACGTCACCGCCCCCGAAGGCATCCGATATCAAAAACTGGATGCGGACCAACAACAGATCCTGCAGCGTTTGGTTGATACCTATATCGATGTGGTCCCCGAACCCGTCGCGGTGGCACGTCGTGACGGGATTGCGGAAAACGGTTGGAACCAAATCCACTTCGCGTGGGCCGGGGCCACCGAACCGGGCATCGGCCACTACTACCGTGTCCAAGGCAAGAGCTTTTTGATCGAGTTCGTGAACACCCAATCCGACGCGGTTGGCAATCCGGCAAACCACATCCACTGTGTCTGGCGCGACCTGACCGGCGATTTCGACTTGCCGCCTTCACAATAGTGGAGACATGCTCCACTTCATTCGACAAATTCGACAGCGATGGGACGACTGGTGCGGTGATCGAGAAATGGAGTTGTCGATCCGCCGACATCTGACCGAGCATGGCTATTTCGGAACCACGGCCAAGCTCCGGTCGGTGCGATTGATCGCGGTCCAGCGTCCTGGCTGGCAACAGGTTTTTCGGTTCGAGGCGACCGCCAGGGTCAATCCAGAATCCGCCCAGTTTTCGGAGGCCTTCTCCGATGACCCGACGGACACCGCCGCGATTTATCATGAATTGTTCGGCCTTGTCCGCGAAGACTTGCGTGCCAAAATCAGTGACACGCGCGTGTTTGACGATTCCGGTGAACGTGCCGAACTGTTTCGCCGCTGGAGCGATGGCATGATTCGGCTGCGGGGTGCGCACGGTTTGGCCGACAGTTGATCACAGACGCACCAACGGGCTGATCGTTTGCTGCAACTCTGATGAGCCCGCGATCGGTACCGTCGCCCCAGCGTATTCCTACAGCCTTGACGAATCGTCCCTGTTCCGTCGTGCGGTGCACGTCGCGAAACACGGCCTTTCTAGATTCCCATTTTGGAACTTCGCTTTCGCCATGAATCGACGACTGCACTTTTTTGTCACGTTCGCAACAGTCTTCCTCATCGCGAAAGCATCGGCTGACGGCCCGCCGTCCGTTGGAAACGGCGAAGATGTGCCGCTAATGGGCAAAGTTCGTCAAATCACTTTTGAAGGTCGCCGCGCGGGGGAAGGCTACTTCAGCCCTGACGCTTCCAAGATGGTGTTCCAAAGCGAACGTGATCCAGAAAACCCCTTCTATCAGATTTACTGGATGGATCTTGGAACGGGGGATATCGAAAGGGTTTCTCCCGGCATCGGAAAAACCACCTGCGCTTGGATCCATCCTGAGGGCAAACAAGTTCTGTTCGCCAGCACGCACGACGATCCGGAAGCCCAAGCGAAACAACAGGCCGAATTGGACTTTCGCGCGTCGGGGAAAAGCCGCCGATATTCTTGGGACTATGACCCCCATTTTGATCTGTACGTTTGGGATTCAACCAATGGACAGTACACACGTCTGACGCATGAACACGGCTACGACGCCGAAGCAAGCTTCAGCCCCGATGGCGATCAAATCGTTTTTGCCTCCAATCGATCCGCCTTCCAAAACGAATTAACTGAGACGCAGCAACAGCGTTTTGAAACCGACCCGTCGGTCATGATGGAACTGTACATCATGGACGCCGACGGAACGAATGTCCGACGGCTGACCGATGTTCCCGGCTATGACGGCGGGCCCTTCTTTTCGCCCGATGGTCAACGCATCTGCTGGCGACGGTTCGGTGAAGACGGCGCGACGGCCGAGATTTACACCATGCGGACCGACGGGACCGATGTGCAACGTCTTACAGATTTGGGCGTGATGAGCTGGGCACCGTTTTATCACCCCAGCGGTGACTACCTTGTTTTCACGACGAACAAACACGGCTTCGGCAACTTCGAGCTTTACTTGGTGCGTGCCGACGGCAACAGCGACCCCGTACGTGTCACGGATGCCGATGGATTTGATGGCCTTCCCGTCTTCTTGCCCGGCGGGGACCGCATCGCCTGGACGAACAATCGTGCGTCAGGCAATCAGTCTCAAATCTTCATGGCAAGCTGGAATGATGCGGAAGCAAGACGACGACTGGGGCTGGCGACGAACGACGATTCTGGTGATGACGCAGCCTTTGAATCCGACTTGGCAACCGCACGGCAAAACATCAGTGTCACATCCGGCGAATTTCAACCGGCCGATGCGGGACGTCACGTCGATTACCTGACGCGTCCGGAACTCGAAGGTCGTTTGACGGGGACCATCGGTGAAAAGAAAGCCACCGCCTACGTCGCAGCCTACCTTCAGCACTTGGGTTTCGAGCCGGCCGGTGAAGACGGAACGTTTTTCCAGTCCTTCGATTTCCCTGCCGGTTCCGAATTGACGGACGAAAATGTGATGTCCGCTCAACAGCAAGACGCGCTGCGTCTGGGCCAAGACTGGACGCCTCTCGGTTTTTCCGGCACCGGGTCTTTCGATGTGGGTGACGTTGTCTTCGCGGGCTACGGCATGACCGTTCCTGGCAGCGACGGTGTGGAGGAATACGACAGCTATGTCCATCTGGATGTGGATAACAAATGGGTCATGATCCTCCGTGACATGCCGCAAGACATCTCGGCGGATCGACGACAACAATTGGCGCGCTACAGCGCACCACAAAGAAAAGCGTCTGTGGCTCGAGACCGTGGTGCCAAAGGCGTGATCTTTGTCGCCGGACCAAACAGCAAGGTGAAACGCGACCTGATTCGCTTTGACACCAGTGCATCACAGGCCGGTGTCAGCATCGCCGTGACGAGCATCAGCAACCGGCTGGCCGCATCTTGGTTCGATCGCGCCGGTAAAGACTTGAAATCTGCTCAGACGGCACTGGACGACGGATCAATGCAGATGGGTTTCGCACTGGAAGGCGTCAAGGTCAGTGCCAAGATTGGCATCAAACGATCCACCGGAACGGGACGCAATGTCATTGCACGACTGGCGGCCGATTCCCCCGACCACGCCGACGCCCCCGTGGTTATCTTGGGAGCCCACATCGATCACCTCGGTCGTGGTGGTGCTGGAAACAGCTTGGCCACTGGCGATGATGAAGATCAGATTCACTACGGGGCCGATGACAATGCCAGCGGCGTTGCAGCCATCTTAGAAATCGCTCAGTACCTGGCCTCGCAAAAAAGAAGCGGCAAGTTGGACGCAAAACGTGACTTGTTGATTGCCGCTTGGAGCGGTGAAGAACTGGGGCTGTTCGGTTCCCAAGCCTTTGTTTCGGCTTATGCCGATCTGTACGGATCACCCGAAACGCATGATCCACACACGAACGATGCGCATGCACATGCCTCCCACGGCGAACATGCGGAATCGGATACCTCCACGACCGTGGACATCGCGCATGCCCACGGTGCCCATCCCGGCCAGGATTCGCTGCGTGAAAGCATCGCGGTCTACCTGAACTTGGATATGGTGGGGCGGCTGCGTGAAAGCTTGATCATTCAGGGCATCGGATCGTCCCCCGGTTTTGAATCTGAAGTCCAGCGGCGAAACATCCCGGTCGGCTTGACGTTGAAGCTGGATCGCACCAGCACGCGTCTGCCGACCGATGCATCCGCCTTTGTCACTCGAAGCGTTCCGATACTTTCGGGCTTTACCGGTGCCCACTCGGACTATCACACGCCGCGTGACGTGGCAAGCAAATTGAACTACGAGGGCCTATCGGATATCGCACAACTGTTCGGTTTGCTGACGCGTGGATTTTTGGTTGCCGATGCCGTACCCGAATTCCGCTTGGACGAAGGCGAACAAACGAAAGAGGTTCCAAGAGCACGTTTGACGGCCTATCTGGGCACCATCCCAGACTACGCGTCGGGCGACATCAAAGGAGTCAAGCTCAGTGGTGTTGGAACCGATGGACCGGCCGACAAAGCTGGTGTCCAAGGTGGCGATATCATCATCAAACTGGCTGGCCGCACGATCGAAAACCTGTACGACTATACCTACGCCATCGAAGCACTGAAGATTGGTGAGAATGTCGAAATGGTCGTTCAGCGAGGCGATGAGGAAATCACGTTACAGATCACCCCGGGGTCTCGCGACTGATGGCTTCCGCCGGCTTGCCACGCACCCGTGGCGCCGTGGCTGGCTAGCGACCACGCGGCGGCGCTTGGACAAGACCGGAAACAAAGTCGGTCGCATCGACGAACCCTTCGGCATCTAAGGTTGACTTGCCCAGGCCATGCTGGAAATCGGGCTCGATGATGTGCGACGGCAAATCCAGGCGTTCGATCATCCGATAGGTCGGCACCGTTTGGCGTTCGATCGCGTCTTTTAGCGTTTCATCCAAACTCACCTTAAAGTCATCCGGCACTCGTCCAACATCGACCACGCGATAGACGACTTTTCCGCCGACTTCCACTTCCACGACCGTGGCGTACGGGCGATACGGTAACTCCTGGTCTTTCAAAGGCCCCGAACGAAATCGATGCGTTCGCCGGTCGGTTCGATAGTTTGCGAAACGCACCACGCTGTCAGCGGTGTTCGACAACTTCCATCCCGCTTTGGCAATCGCCGCTTGCATCAATTCAGCGACCTTCGATCGATTCGTTGGCCCCGAAACGCTGATCTCCATACGTACCGAATCGCCGGGGCTCAGCACCTGGATGTCCGACCAGTCGACCGACGCCTTGGCTTTGACAACCGAAGCATGCGGAACGGCGTGACGAAAGACGATCAGGCCGCCTCGACCGCCGATCACGCCGCGAAACAAACCTGATTGAAACGCACGGTTGTCGTTTCCACGACCACCAAGGTCGTACTGCCAAACCTGTCGTCCAAGGTCGGCATCCACCAACCGAGTCCCACCGACCAACAAATGCAATGCGTCCGTCCAACTTGGGTCGCTGTAGAACGTGTCGATCGGCTCGGTCAAACTGAAGCTTCGATCGTTGCCCGCATCCGCCAAATCGTAGATGTCGATATCGCGTCCGCCGACCGCTGCCAGCTTCAATCCCGTTGGATGAAACGCCAAGTCAACTGGATCCGCATCATCGCGTTTGATCACGCCCAATTGATGCCCGGTCTTGGATTCAAACAACGCGATCTCGTCACGAATCTGGGCCGCGAAATATCGACCGCCGGGACTAAGCGCCGGTCGATGCCAGCCGCTAATCGGCAACCGCCAAACTTCGCGTCGTTCATTCCAGTCATAGACGCGGATGATGTCACCGACGCGAGCCAAAACAAGTTCCGCGTCGATGAACTCCACCTGGCGAATCCGCGGCTTGGATTCATTGGACCCAGGATCTGGAAACCAACGCAGCAATTCATTCAATTGCCCCAAATCATCCAACCGCAGCATCACCATTTGTCCGGTCGCCCCCCAACTGCCCACGTCGGCCCTGCCCACGACCAAGCCATGACTCGGGTTGGAGTTGAAGAAGTGAAGTGGTTCTTCCCATCGCGTGGTCGGATTCGCCCGATTGACCTCGTGATCAACCAAGACAGCCTGTGAGAACTTTGTTTTGTCCCACGTGCCCTGTTGGACTCGTAACAAAGACATCATCCCCTTTGGGTCCAGCAGGTAGGGAATGTTTCCATCGGCAAGCCCGGCGATGGCCGGCAACACCGTCAGACCAGCCTGTGGTGGCGACATCGAAACCGAGCGAGGGTCTGCGTCGGTCAATTCCGGGCGTGGCATCGGTTGGACCGTCAGCAACCGTCCAGGCTGTACGGAAACCGGCTCGTCCCCCGGTTTCCAGGCTGTCACTGTCGCTTCGGCCACGGGCCCTGGTGATTCACCTTCCATCACACCGCCGGCAAAAATGTCCGATGCCTCTCGGGCCTCCTGCCACTTGGCCACGTAGTCTTGGTCCGGTTGACTTAGCAGGCTCAGCGGTGGCCAAACAACGCGTCCGTCGGCCTTCCGCAACTTGACCCTTCCGTCCTTGATTTCTACCAGGACAGCTTTCGTCTCAAAGCGACCGGTTTGATCACGCCAGACTCGAATATCCGCCAAATCATCGGCGGAACAGATGCGAAGGCAGCCAAGACAAGCAAGGCAAACGACCAAGATCACGAATCGTAGTCGCCCCCCACCACACCGGGGCCAATGAATCCAACCAAGCATTCGCCAAAACCAATCAAACGAACCAATGGGAAACAGTTTGGCTCGTATTGTAGCTCGACCTTCCCGCAGGCGCATGCCGACATGCCCCCGTGCAGTCGCCCACCTGGACGTCTTACCGGTTATGTAAAAAGACACCCAGGTGAATCCGTTCGCGAAATCAGTTTCGCGACGCAACGCGTCGTTGGGGTCGCGTTCGAGATTTGGAAACCTCAAACGGCACGGCAGGGTAAAGCCCAATGTCTTGGCGTCTGATCTTTGGATTCGGGTTGGCTTCGGTCTTCGGTGGCATGATTTCACGGATGACGCGAAAGACCAAGTTGCCCGCATCCCCATCTGTCAAATCACAGGCCGTAGTATCGACTTCTAAACCCAGTTGGCCACGACCGGTATCAACCAGCGAAGCCGCGATACCCTCCGGTGCATCGACTGGTTCTAAAGTGATTTGGGATGGCTGCACATTTTTCTGATGCATGACCGCGGGAACAGTCACCTTGCCCTTGACCGCCAACGGAAGCGGTTGGCCCGGTGGCACCTGAACACGGAATGGGATCCAACCGGTACGTTTTCCGGTCATCACCAGACTCCATTGATCCAATGGAATCAAATGATGCCAAATGAACGCTTGCATTCGATCTTCGCAAGCGACCGCGACGGATTCGACGTTTGTTCGTCCGCGACCACGTCGTGCCGCAATCCCCTTCATGTGCAGCGAGACGGATTTGGCATCAGGCTTGGCTGGCATCGTCAACGTTGCCGTCACGCGGTCCGAGCCAGGCGGAATGATTCCGCCGTTCAAGACCAACCCCTCGGGCGGGTCCACCAATTGTAATTGAATCGGTTGATCAAACCCATCGGTTCGCATGACGTGCACGTCGATCGGAACCACTTGGCCTGGTCGCGCGGCAATGGTGCCGGGCGTCACTCGCAATTGGAAACTTGACTCGGGAGCTCGCAGGCACAACCGATAAGCATACTCAGGGCCCCCATTGCGCTGCGTGTCCATCAACCGCAGATAGTAGGGACCACCAGCGGGCAGCGAAACTTCCAAATGCGAATCGGCCTGGTGGGTCAAAAGCCCGTGTGAACGATCTTCGAAATCATCGGCAAACGCAAGCACATTTCCTTCGGCGTCCAGCACAGAAAGCACCGAATCCAACGGCGATCCCAATCGTCTGGCATACACCTCGGCGGTAATGCGGCCGCCCCCGGGCAATCGGTACATATCAACGTCCCCGGGCCGATCAATTCGACCGTTGATCGCCGTGCGCAGCTTGATGGGCTGTGCTTCATCAGGCGAATCGTTCGATTCAGCTTCGTCGACGTCCGGCCAAAGATCGACACGCAGCGGCAACGAAACCTTCGTTCCGTCGTTTTGCCGTACGGTGAATACTTGCGGACCGTCGATGTTTCGCCGTGATTTGGTTTTGATCGTCGCCGTTGTATTGGTCAGGTTCCACCCGCGCAGACGGACGGTGACGTCCGAATCAGCCGTGGCCCCCAGTGGAAAATAGTCGGTGACGAACGGTATCTCGCCCACCGTGACTCGATAAACAAAGTCTTCGCGTCCTCGGTACACCGAGTCTCGAATCGTCAGGGTATAAGTGTCATCACGACTAACACGATGCATCATCACCGGGTCTTGATGAAAGAAAAATGAATCGGAATACGCGACTTCGTTTCCATCAGAATCTCTTAGATCCATGACCGCCTGAAACCAGCCAGGCACGGCATCCGCTAAGTAGGGAATCACGTCGCGAACCGATGCCTTGATGACCAGATTCTGACCACGGCGGACGTCAAACGAAAACCGATCACGATCGCCGGGGAAAATCTGGCCGTTGATGTTCAGCGGCATCGACCGAGACAGGTATTCAGGATCGTCGTCATTGGGTTCGTGTTCGACCACTTCCGTATACCGATCGATGTGGAACCAGATCG is from Crateriforma conspicua and encodes:
- a CDS encoding M28 family peptidase — protein: MNRRLHFFVTFATVFLIAKASADGPPSVGNGEDVPLMGKVRQITFEGRRAGEGYFSPDASKMVFQSERDPENPFYQIYWMDLGTGDIERVSPGIGKTTCAWIHPEGKQVLFASTHDDPEAQAKQQAELDFRASGKSRRYSWDYDPHFDLYVWDSTNGQYTRLTHEHGYDAEASFSPDGDQIVFASNRSAFQNELTETQQQRFETDPSVMMELYIMDADGTNVRRLTDVPGYDGGPFFSPDGQRICWRRFGEDGATAEIYTMRTDGTDVQRLTDLGVMSWAPFYHPSGDYLVFTTNKHGFGNFELYLVRADGNSDPVRVTDADGFDGLPVFLPGGDRIAWTNNRASGNQSQIFMASWNDAEARRRLGLATNDDSGDDAAFESDLATARQNISVTSGEFQPADAGRHVDYLTRPELEGRLTGTIGEKKATAYVAAYLQHLGFEPAGEDGTFFQSFDFPAGSELTDENVMSAQQQDALRLGQDWTPLGFSGTGSFDVGDVVFAGYGMTVPGSDGVEEYDSYVHLDVDNKWVMILRDMPQDISADRRQQLARYSAPQRKASVARDRGAKGVIFVAGPNSKVKRDLIRFDTSASQAGVSIAVTSISNRLAASWFDRAGKDLKSAQTALDDGSMQMGFALEGVKVSAKIGIKRSTGTGRNVIARLAADSPDHADAPVVILGAHIDHLGRGGAGNSLATGDDEDQIHYGADDNASGVAAILEIAQYLASQKRSGKLDAKRDLLIAAWSGEELGLFGSQAFVSAYADLYGSPETHDPHTNDAHAHASHGEHAESDTSTTVDIAHAHGAHPGQDSLRESIAVYLNLDMVGRLRESLIIQGIGSSPGFESEVQRRNIPVGLTLKLDRTSTRLPTDASAFVTRSVPILSGFTGAHSDYHTPRDVASKLNYEGLSDIAQLFGLLTRGFLVADAVPEFRLDEGEQTKEVPRARLTAYLGTIPDYASGDIKGVKLSGVGTDGPADKAGVQGGDIIIKLAGRTIENLYDYTYAIEALKIGENVEMVVQRGDEEITLQITPGSRD
- a CDS encoding peptidase — encoded protein: MNLYSIPRGFGLALAALWMPSATAQPVPKKPHLAYVFPAGCQQGQTCEVVVGGQYLKSIESAAITGEGVTVEVVSYYQPLTDGQFNSLRRTLDTIRDRLTKQREAKGLNGKPPEEEVIKEAGFTDEQLEQMELYRQRRRDPRRQPNEQLDEQIRVKVTVADNADVGKRQLRLAKDPLVSDPIWFHIDRYTEVVEHEPNDDDPEYLSRSMPLNINGQIFPGDRDRFSFDVRRGQNLVIKASVRDVIPYLADAVPGWFQAVMDLRDSDGNEVAYSDSFFFHQDPVMMHRVSRDDTYTLTIRDSVYRGREDFVYRVTVGEIPFVTDYFPLGATADSDVTVRLRGWNLTNTTATIKTKSRRNIDGPQVFTVRQNDGTKVSLPLRVDLWPDVDEAESNDSPDEAQPIKLRTAINGRIDRPGDVDMYRLPGGGRITAEVYARRLGSPLDSVLSVLDAEGNVLAFADDFEDRSHGLLTHQADSHLEVSLPAGGPYYLRLMDTQRNGGPEYAYRLCLRAPESSFQLRVTPGTIAARPGQVVPIDVHVMRTDGFDQPIQLQLVDPPEGLVLNGGIIPPGSDRVTATLTMPAKPDAKSVSLHMKGIAARRGRGRTNVESVAVACEDRMQAFIWHHLIPLDQWSLVMTGKRTGWIPFRVQVPPGQPLPLAVKGKVTVPAVMHQKNVQPSQITLEPVDAPEGIAASLVDTGRGQLGLEVDTTACDLTDGDAGNLVFRVIREIMPPKTEANPNPKIRRQDIGLYPAVPFEVSKSRTRPQRRVASRN
- a CDS encoding DUF3500 domain-containing protein, coding for MKRFPLAILALCLIGLSVMSGLKVGDPPGVQMHQHAKAFLSTLDKDQASQAVIPFDDERRVQWHFIPMKTRKGLMLGDMTEAQRTGALRLLRAALSEVGYRKADQIRSMEQVLNVLEGDGGNWTRDPMKYYVTVFGEPDDQKPWGLSFEGHHLSLNFVCRGGRIVDSTPQFMASNPATLMNEVEDPSVALHKGARILRDEEQLGFDLVNSLTDTQKSDAIIAEKALSEIRFAGQAQADVTAPEGIRYQKLDADQQQILQRLVDTYIDVVPEPVAVARRDGIAENGWNQIHFAWAGATEPGIGHYYRVQGKSFLIEFVNTQSDAVGNPANHIHCVWRDLTGDFDLPPSQ
- a CDS encoding SHD1 domain-containing protein, with translation MRLREGRATIRAKLFPIGSFDWFWRMLGWIHWPRCGGGRLRFVILVVCLACLGCLRICSADDLADIRVWRDQTGRFETKAVLVEIKDGRVKLRKADGRVVWPPLSLLSQPDQDYVAKWQEAREASDIFAGGVMEGESPGPVAEATVTAWKPGDEPVSVQPGRLLTVQPMPRPELTDADPRSVSMSPPQAGLTVLPAIAGLADGNIPYLLDPKGMMSLLRVQQGTWDKTKFSQAVLVDHEVNRANPTTRWEEPLHFFNSNPSHGLVVGRADVGSWGATGQMVMLRLDDLGQLNELLRWFPDPGSNESKPRIRQVEFIDAELVLARVGDIIRVYDWNERREVWRLPISGWHRPALSPGGRYFAAQIRDEIALFESKTGHQLGVIKRDDADPVDLAFHPTGLKLAAVGGRDIDIYDLADAGNDRSFSLTEPIDTFYSDPSWTDALHLLVGGTRLVDADLGRQVWQYDLGGRGNDNRAFQSGLFRGVIGGRGGLIVFRHAVPHASVVKAKASVDWSDIQVLSPGDSVRMEISVSGPTNRSKVAELMQAAIAKAGWKLSNTADSVVRFANYRTDRRTHRFRSGPLKDQELPYRPYATVVEVEVGGKVVYRVVDVGRVPDDFKVSLDETLKDAIERQTVPTYRMIERLDLPSHIIEPDFQHGLGKSTLDAEGFVDATDFVSGLVQAPPRGR